The following are encoded in a window of Lactobacillus panisapium genomic DNA:
- a CDS encoding acetyl-CoA carboxylase carboxyltransferase subunit beta produces the protein MAIKFSKHPHHALANYQENVPQGIFRICPQCKTKFYFRKLGKYRLCPNCGYGFRVTARTRLKMLTKEFSEWDETIATTNPLAFPQYQAKIKQMQTKTKLKDAVLTGQAKIGDYETALGIMDPDFIMGSLGSATGERITKMFERATAEKLPVIMLTASGGARMQEGITSLMQMAKISQAVNQHREAGLVYIVVMMDPTTGGVTASFASQGDVILAEPHALIGFAGRRVIEQTINKKLPPNFQSAENAFANGFIDAIVPRTEQKECLEQLLAIFAAKKWEGAS, from the coding sequence ATGGCAATTAAGTTCTCTAAGCATCCTCACCACGCATTAGCCAACTACCAGGAAAATGTACCACAGGGAATTTTTCGGATTTGTCCGCAGTGTAAGACCAAATTTTATTTTCGCAAATTGGGCAAATACCGGTTGTGTCCTAACTGCGGCTACGGCTTCAGGGTAACTGCCAGAACAAGGCTTAAAATGCTGACCAAAGAGTTTAGCGAATGGGATGAAACAATTGCAACAACTAATCCGCTGGCTTTTCCCCAATATCAAGCCAAAATTAAGCAAATGCAGACCAAAACTAAGCTTAAGGATGCCGTTTTAACTGGACAAGCAAAAATTGGTGACTATGAAACGGCTCTTGGCATTATGGATCCTGATTTTATCATGGGAAGTTTAGGAAGTGCCACGGGTGAGCGGATTACGAAAATGTTTGAGCGGGCAACCGCGGAAAAACTACCGGTCATCATGTTGACGGCTTCTGGTGGGGCTAGGATGCAGGAAGGAATTACGTCGTTAATGCAAATGGCCAAGATTTCTCAGGCAGTCAACCAGCACCGCGAAGCAGGACTCGTTTATATTGTAGTCATGATGGATCCGACAACTGGCGGGGTAACTGCCAGTTTTGCCTCTCAAGGTGATGTTATTCTTGCCGAACCCCATGCCTTAATTGGCTTTGCTGGTCGGCGGGTAATTGAACAGACAATTAATAAAAAATTGCCACCAAATTTTCAAAGTGCTGAAAATGCATTTGCTAACGGCTTTATTGATGCCATCGTGCCCCGAACTGAACAGAAAGAATGCCTAGAACAACTATTGGCAATTTTTGCCGCTAAAAAGTGGGAGGGAGCGAGCTAA
- a CDS encoding acetyl-CoA carboxylase biotin carboxylase subunit, whose product MFSKVLIANRGEIAVRIIHALHELDITAVAVYSTADKDSQHVKEADEAVCIGQPQPAQSYLNMQNIISAALLTGAQAIHPGYGFLSESSEFAQMCAECHLVFIGPQAKTISLMGNKANARETMRQHGVPVIPGSTGPVKDAAQALTVANKVGFPVMLKAVAGGGGKGIRKVKRPEDLPQAFSQAQEEAKLSFGDDSMYLEKIISPAKHIEVQIIADQAGHVVALPERDCSMQRNQQKVLEETPCSQINDQERQYLQKITSKAIKAIHYENVGTIEFLMDPAHHFYFMEMNTRIQVEHSITEEVAQIDLVKEQLHIAAGDDLSITQDDVHLHGAAIEARINAEDPLHHFRPQAGKIKQMSLPSGLGIRIESGVNSGDQVSPFYDSMIIKIIAHADNRSLAIRRLLDALSEFSITGLKTNRDFLVALLTDSAFQSGNYLTTYIDQQFLPYYIKQEKEKIGAKEAVTDGN is encoded by the coding sequence ATGTTTAGTAAAGTATTAATCGCTAATAGGGGAGAAATCGCAGTTCGCATCATTCATGCTTTACATGAGTTAGATATTACTGCGGTGGCAGTGTACTCAACTGCCGATAAAGACTCCCAGCACGTCAAAGAAGCGGACGAGGCAGTCTGCATTGGTCAGCCTCAGCCGGCACAATCATATTTAAATATGCAAAACATTATTAGTGCGGCTCTTTTAACCGGAGCACAAGCTATTCATCCCGGCTATGGCTTTTTATCTGAAAGTTCGGAATTTGCCCAGATGTGTGCTGAATGTCACCTGGTTTTTATTGGACCGCAGGCCAAGACCATTTCGCTTATGGGAAATAAAGCCAACGCGCGGGAAACAATGCGGCAACATGGAGTTCCCGTTATTCCTGGCAGCACTGGTCCCGTTAAGGATGCGGCCCAAGCCCTAACTGTAGCTAATAAAGTTGGTTTTCCGGTAATGCTTAAGGCCGTTGCTGGTGGTGGCGGAAAAGGAATCAGGAAGGTTAAGCGTCCCGAGGATTTGCCACAAGCATTCAGTCAGGCCCAAGAAGAAGCAAAACTTTCTTTTGGTGATGATTCGATGTACCTTGAAAAAATCATTTCACCAGCCAAGCATATTGAGGTGCAGATTATTGCAGATCAAGCAGGCCACGTTGTGGCTTTGCCTGAGCGTGACTGCTCGATGCAGCGTAATCAGCAAAAAGTGCTTGAAGAAACGCCTTGTTCACAGATTAATGACCAAGAACGGCAATACTTGCAAAAGATTACGTCCAAGGCAATTAAGGCTATTCACTATGAAAATGTGGGAACAATTGAGTTCTTAATGGATCCAGCACATCATTTTTACTTTATGGAAATGAATACGCGTATTCAAGTCGAGCACTCGATTACTGAAGAAGTTGCACAAATTGATCTTGTCAAAGAACAGCTTCATATTGCTGCCGGGGATGATTTAAGTATTACCCAAGATGATGTCCACCTGCATGGTGCCGCCATCGAAGCCCGAATTAATGCCGAAGATCCACTTCACCATTTTCGTCCGCAAGCCGGTAAAATCAAGCAGATGTCTTTGCCCAGCGGCTTAGGTATCAGAATTGAGAGTGGTGTCAACAGTGGGGATCAAGTCTCACCTTTTTATGATTCCATGATTATTAAAATTATCGCTCATGCCGATAATCGTTCGCTGGCTATCAGACGCTTATTAGACGCCCTGAGTGAGTTTTCAATCACGGGTCTGAAAACTAACCGCGACTTTTTAGTGGCGTTATTAACCGATTCGGCTTTTCAAAGTGGTAACTACTTGACCACCTACATTGATCAACAGTTTTTACCCTATTATATTAAGCAGGAAAAAGAAAAAATTGGCGCTAAGGAGGCTGTGACAGATGGCAATTAA
- a CDS encoding DUF1934 domain-containing protein — translation MTKVKIAFTSTIKQEKESETFRKSGTGELTEHNGITRVSYLEDGEVPVKLLIKENDVIIRRGDSASDYSQLHFSVGQKKECHYVAQGYQMDLTSRAKIIKFFPKIDGSRELHIEYDLFSGLYLVGNYTVTLIFT, via the coding sequence ATGACTAAAGTAAAGATTGCGTTTACTAGTACAATTAAACAAGAAAAGGAAAGCGAAACTTTTCGCAAGTCTGGTACTGGAGAATTAACCGAGCATAATGGGATTACCCGTGTCTCTTATCTGGAAGACGGCGAAGTGCCCGTTAAGCTTTTAATTAAAGAAAATGATGTGATCATTAGACGTGGTGATTCTGCCAGTGATTATTCCCAACTCCATTTTAGTGTGGGCCAGAAAAAGGAATGTCATTACGTAGCCCAAGGTTATCAGATGGATTTAACTAGTAGGGCTAAAATAATTAAATTTTTCCCTAAAATTGATGGATCTAGGGAACTTCACATTGAATATGACCTCTTTAGTGGTCTATACTTAGTAGGAAATTATACCGTCACGTTGATTTTTACTTAA
- the fabZ gene encoding 3-hydroxyacyl-ACP dehydratase FabZ, with amino-acid sequence MSEKETKQTLSSQEIQQILPHRYPMLLIDQVLDYRPGEYAHARKNTTINESYFQGHFPGNPVMPGVLITEALAQTGAVALLTMPEFTGKTVYFGGIKNARFRAMVKPGDTLDLTVELDKLRGSAGIGLAKATVNGKVACTAELIFAIQ; translated from the coding sequence ATGAGTGAAAAAGAAACTAAGCAAACCTTATCAAGCCAGGAAATTCAGCAAATTTTGCCTCACCGCTACCCAATGCTCTTGATTGATCAAGTGCTTGATTATCGTCCGGGAGAATATGCCCATGCGCGCAAGAACACAACCATTAATGAAAGCTATTTTCAGGGTCATTTCCCCGGTAACCCCGTCATGCCCGGTGTATTAATTACCGAGGCTTTAGCGCAGACTGGAGCAGTTGCCTTGCTAACCATGCCGGAGTTTACTGGTAAAACCGTTTATTTTGGCGGAATAAAAAATGCCCGTTTTCGGGCTATGGTTAAACCGGGCGACACCCTAGATTTAACAGTTGAACTGGATAAATTGCGTGGCTCAGCCGGAATAGGACTAGCTAAGGCGACCGTTAATGGTAAAGTGGCATGCACAGCTGAATTAATTTTTGCCATACAGTAA
- the rpoE gene encoding DNA-directed RNA polymerase subunit delta, with translation MGLNDFKDKNRNELSMIEVARAILEDNNKRMAFADIVNEVQKYLGESDEEIRERLPQFYTDLNTNGEFISMGENVWALRSWFPYESVDEEVNHPEDEDEEDTRAHHKKVNAFLASATGSDDIIDYDNDDPEDEDLDATADDDADDFGEDDDFVDTDDEDDEDLPDGIEGQLSELNDDDDEDE, from the coding sequence GTGGGATTAAACGACTTTAAAGACAAAAATCGTAATGAATTATCAATGATTGAAGTTGCTCGCGCAATTTTGGAAGATAACAATAAGAGAATGGCTTTTGCCGATATTGTTAATGAAGTACAAAAGTACTTGGGTGAGAGCGACGAGGAAATTCGGGAGCGTTTACCCCAATTTTACACTGACTTGAACACTAATGGTGAGTTCATTTCAATGGGTGAAAATGTTTGGGCTTTGCGCTCATGGTTTCCTTATGAGTCAGTTGACGAAGAAGTCAACCACCCTGAAGATGAGGATGAAGAAGATACCCGTGCTCACCATAAGAAGGTCAATGCTTTCTTAGCAAGTGCTACTGGTAGCGATGATATTATCGATTACGATAATGATGATCCAGAAGATGAAGATCTTGATGCTACCGCTGATGACGATGCTGACGACTTTGGCGAAGATGACGATTTCGTTGATACGGATGACGAAGATGATGAGGACTTGCCTGACGGTATCGAAGGTCAATTATCTGAATTAAATGATGATGACGATGAAGATGAATAA
- a CDS encoding type II toxin-antitoxin system RelB/DinJ family antitoxin — protein MSTSIIKNKTVSTRVTSDISERAKRNLAKQGLTISEYMRLSLVKAANNEVRLISFLDSPEALAAKKEAETGQVKTIGSLADFDDLVDQLDEN, from the coding sequence ATGAGCACAAGCATTATCAAAAATAAAACTGTGTCAACACGGGTCACATCTGATATTAGTGAGCGAGCTAAACGTAATTTAGCCAAGCAAGGCTTAACTATTTCTGAATATATGCGATTATCTTTGGTTAAAGCGGCAAATAACGAAGTTCGTTTGATTAGTTTTTTGGATTCGCCAGAGGCATTAGCTGCCAAAAAAGAAGCCGAAACTGGGCAAGTAAAAACGATTGGTTCATTAGCTGATTTTGATGACTTGGTTGATCAGTTAGATGAAAATTAA
- the accA gene encoding carboxyltransferase subunit alpha: MANDEITAIMNGARSDSKTDMNKLVKQLFPDFFEMHGDRATGDDAAIIAGFATINDRSVAVIATNKGQELDKRLATNFGSPLPCGYRKANRIMKTAASLNIPVITLLNTPGAYPGADAEKSGQGQVIAQSISEMLQLKVPLLTVIVGEAGSGGALALACSDEIWMLDHSMYTVLSPEGFASIMWKDGKLASQAAELMHIEPQWLKEHGVIERVLPEDVLAQDAVKLRQLLAQKITAFAKVSVNELLTKRKARFRQF, translated from the coding sequence ATGGCAAATGACGAAATTACTGCCATCATGAATGGTGCCCGCAGTGATAGCAAAACTGACATGAACAAACTGGTAAAACAGCTCTTTCCTGATTTTTTCGAAATGCATGGTGACAGGGCAACCGGTGACGACGCCGCAATTATTGCTGGCTTTGCGACAATTAACGACCGCAGTGTTGCCGTTATTGCAACAAATAAGGGGCAAGAACTGGACAAACGGTTAGCGACGAACTTTGGTAGCCCGCTACCGTGTGGTTACCGTAAAGCTAACCGAATAATGAAAACTGCGGCTAGTTTGAATATTCCAGTGATTACATTATTAAATACACCCGGAGCATACCCAGGAGCTGACGCTGAAAAAAGTGGCCAGGGGCAAGTCATTGCCCAAAGCATTAGTGAGATGCTTCAGCTTAAGGTGCCGCTATTAACCGTTATTGTGGGTGAGGCTGGCTCCGGTGGCGCGCTTGCTTTGGCCTGCAGTGACGAAATTTGGATGCTTGATCACAGTATGTACACCGTCTTGTCGCCAGAAGGCTTTGCCTCAATTATGTGGAAAGATGGTAAACTAGCTAGTCAAGCCGCCGAATTAATGCATATTGAGCCGCAGTGGCTGAAAGAACACGGTGTAATTGAACGTGTTTTACCTGAAGATGTGTTAGCTCAAGATGCGGTTAAATTGCGGCAATTGCTTGCGCAGAAAATTACCGCTTTTGCTAAAGTGTCAGTTAATGAGTTGCTGACTAAGCGTAAGGCCCGCTTTCGGCAATTTTGA
- a CDS encoding CTP synthase gives MTKYIFVTGGVVSSLGKGITASSLGRLLKNRGLKVTMQKFDPYINIDPGTMNPYQHGEVFVTDDGTEADLDLGHYERIVDVRTSKYSNVTTGKIYKEVLEKERRGDYHGATVQVIPHITDMIKQKIMRAGLTTDSDVVISEIGGTVGDIESTPFMEAIRQMRREVGEENVMYIHCTLVPYLHAAQEMKTKPTQHSVAELRSIGIQPNMLVLRAEMPIDQEHKDKISNFTDVPVDRIIESINAPSLFDLPLAFQEQGMDQKVCDFLHLQSPKKEADMAEWIRLDERVKNLKYKTKITLVGKYVELEDAYISVTDALKHAGYSYNTNVEINKVQAEDITEDNIADFMKGSDGLIVPGGFGTRGLEGMITAIKYARENDIPFLGVCLGMQMATVEFARDVLGYRDANSIEADPETTHNVIDIMADKRDEENIGGTLRLGLYPTALKPGTKTAAAYGNQEVIQERHRHRYEFNNEYREAFEKAGMTFSGVSPDNHLVEVIEITKNKFFVAAQYHPEFLSRPQRPEGLYKAFIGAACGLPEQKL, from the coding sequence ATGACAAAATATATCTTCGTTACTGGCGGTGTTGTTTCTTCTCTGGGTAAAGGAATCACTGCTTCAAGTCTCGGCCGGTTGTTAAAGAATCGGGGCTTAAAGGTAACTATGCAAAAGTTCGATCCCTACATCAATATTGATCCAGGTACAATGAATCCTTACCAACACGGCGAGGTTTTTGTCACTGATGATGGTACTGAAGCGGACCTTGATTTAGGTCACTATGAGCGGATTGTTGACGTACGGACAAGTAAATATTCGAACGTAACAACTGGGAAAATTTACAAAGAAGTATTAGAAAAAGAACGTCGTGGTGATTATCACGGAGCTACTGTTCAGGTTATTCCGCACATCACGGACATGATTAAGCAAAAAATCATGCGGGCAGGGCTGACGACTGATTCTGATGTGGTTATTTCTGAAATTGGTGGTACGGTCGGTGATATCGAGTCGACCCCATTTATGGAAGCAATTAGACAAATGCGGCGCGAAGTTGGGGAAGAAAACGTGATGTACATTCACTGTACATTGGTACCTTACCTGCACGCTGCCCAAGAAATGAAGACTAAACCAACACAGCACTCAGTAGCCGAACTCCGTAGTATTGGTATTCAGCCTAACATGTTGGTTTTACGGGCAGAAATGCCAATTGACCAAGAACATAAGGACAAGATTTCTAACTTTACTGATGTTCCGGTTGACCGGATTATTGAATCCATCAACGCACCATCACTCTTTGACTTGCCACTGGCATTCCAAGAGCAAGGCATGGACCAAAAGGTTTGTGACTTCTTACACCTGCAAAGTCCGAAAAAGGAAGCTGACATGGCAGAATGGATTCGGCTTGATGAGCGGGTTAAGAACCTGAAGTACAAGACTAAGATTACTTTGGTTGGAAAATACGTAGAACTTGAAGATGCCTACATTTCAGTTACTGATGCCTTGAAGCACGCTGGTTATTCATACAACACCAATGTTGAAATTAATAAGGTGCAAGCAGAGGATATTACTGAAGATAATATTGCTGACTTTATGAAGGGCTCAGATGGATTAATCGTTCCTGGTGGCTTTGGTACGCGTGGTTTAGAAGGCATGATCACCGCGATCAAGTATGCACGGGAAAATGACATTCCATTCTTAGGTGTTTGCTTAGGAATGCAAATGGCAACGGTTGAATTTGCTCGTGATGTCCTAGGCTATCGTGATGCTAACTCAATCGAAGCAGATCCTGAAACAACTCATAATGTAATTGATATCATGGCAGATAAACGGGATGAAGAAAACATCGGTGGTACTTTGCGTCTTGGCTTATACCCAACTGCCTTAAAGCCTGGAACTAAGACTGCTGCTGCTTATGGTAACCAAGAAGTTATCCAAGAGCGTCACCGTCACCGTTACGAATTCAACAATGAATACCGTGAAGCATTTGAAAAAGCCGGTATGACTTTCTCTGGTGTTTCCCCAGATAATCACTTAGTTGAAGTAATTGAAATAACTAAGAACAAATTCTTCGTTGCTGCGCAATATCACCCTGAATTTTTGAGTAGACCACAAAGACCAGAAGGCTTATATAAGGCATTTATTGGTGCAGCTTGTGGATTACCAGAACAGAAATTGTAA
- a CDS encoding UDP-N-acetylglucosamine 1-carboxyvinyltransferase — MKQMIIHGGKPLQGDVWIGGAKNSTVALIPASILSRTPVTLEGVPRIADVDNLMDLLNEMDVKSDFQKTTLHIDPENIKMSPLPSGKIKSLRASYYFMGALLGRFGKAVVGFPGGDDIGPRPIDQHIKGFEALGACVTNENDQITITAPATGLKGATIHLEMPSVGATMNIIMASVTAQGQTVIENAAKEPEIIDLATFLNNMGATIRGAGTDSIRIEGVEKLEARAPHTIIPDRIEAGTYISLAGCIGNGICIHNIIEEHLDSYLAKVEEMGVVIDADEDSLYVYPAGDLKMTQIKTGAYPGFATDLQQPVTPLLLTAKTGEGVIIDRIYPKRVGHIEQLRKMGADIKVEDDIILVHPTSKLHGATVSAGEIRAGACLMIAGLMAHGETIINNAGNILRGYDRVQEKLRLLGADVTIQDVPDK, encoded by the coding sequence ATGAAGCAAATGATAATTCATGGTGGAAAGCCCCTACAGGGTGATGTCTGGATTGGTGGTGCAAAGAATTCCACTGTAGCACTGATTCCGGCATCAATTTTGTCGCGTACACCGGTAACTTTGGAAGGCGTTCCGAGGATTGCTGATGTCGACAACTTAATGGACTTGTTAAATGAAATGGATGTTAAAAGTGATTTTCAGAAAACCACTTTGCATATTGATCCCGAGAACATTAAGATGAGCCCATTGCCAAGCGGTAAAATCAAGAGCTTGCGTGCTTCATATTATTTTATGGGTGCTCTTCTTGGCCGGTTTGGTAAGGCTGTTGTGGGCTTCCCTGGTGGGGATGATATTGGACCCCGCCCCATTGACCAACACATTAAAGGCTTTGAAGCCTTAGGCGCATGTGTCACAAATGAAAATGATCAAATAACAATTACGGCTCCCGCGACCGGTCTAAAGGGAGCGACTATCCACTTAGAGATGCCGTCCGTTGGTGCGACGATGAACATTATTATGGCTTCAGTTACGGCACAAGGGCAAACAGTCATTGAAAATGCTGCTAAAGAGCCGGAAATAATTGATCTTGCGACTTTTCTTAACAACATGGGAGCAACGATTCGTGGTGCTGGGACCGACTCAATCAGAATTGAGGGCGTAGAAAAGCTGGAGGCCAGAGCCCCACATACAATTATTCCGGATCGAATTGAGGCTGGAACTTATATTTCACTTGCTGGCTGCATTGGTAATGGCATTTGTATTCACAACATTATTGAGGAACACCTAGATTCTTATTTAGCAAAAGTAGAGGAAATGGGTGTTGTGATTGATGCTGATGAGGATTCCCTGTATGTTTATCCTGCCGGTGATTTAAAAATGACACAGATCAAAACAGGTGCTTATCCTGGTTTTGCAACCGATCTGCAGCAACCGGTCACGCCACTTTTACTTACCGCTAAGACTGGCGAAGGGGTAATAATTGATCGTATTTACCCTAAGCGGGTTGGCCATATTGAGCAGTTGCGGAAAATGGGAGCTGACATCAAAGTTGAAGATGATATCATCCTAGTGCACCCAACTTCTAAATTGCATGGTGCAACAGTTTCCGCTGGTGAGATTCGGGCCGGTGCTTGTTTAATGATTGCCGGCCTAATGGCCCACGGTGAAACTATTATTAATAATGCTGGCAATATCTTGCGTGGTTATGACCGGGTTCAGGAAAAACTGCGTTTGCTCGGCGCTGATGTGACAATTCAAGATGTACCAGATAAATAA
- a CDS encoding sigma 54-interacting transcriptional regulator gives MLKNDVLAYLKKQTKTLDLDHLDKRFTAGGIAQALNAKRNTVSLYLNQLTNEHKLVKVQTRPVRFIHRAQFEKSNYALKKDTYATVAQLEQENNNQDILKSFAQINPSLKESVERVRAAVLYPNNGLPLLITGESGTGKSYLVGLINRFCRTNKLIKTTAPFVTVNCAQYADNPELLTSNLFGYKKGAFTGADQDHDGAFVEANGGILFLDEVHRLGPKGQEKLFTYLDQGLVYPVGETSHGKRVSVRLCFATTEEVENNFLTTFMRRIPVKISLPPLSQRSREERLNLIYTLLCNEQREIAKPIIVSDQVLEMLANYLPVGNIGDLKNAVKLTIARANADAKKANKLTLTAYNLPVDVLMRSKTESYLSAKKPLQITDETEPADLIARSFPEKKIFLHSLERLLTTYEQSNNHLPNCESKLKQIVYQLFDTLLFEKNASKQLPLLSYVIERLKHLFEQLQNAYQLQVSGNAIYAISYYLFERQKIQWNIDEVRQKNALHSLYQEVRQRYPEVYAYVGKLLLLIKNNLEIELNEVDYIFLSIYLNKLEIITKTGLIKAIVLAHGYATAGSIANVVNRLLNAHTLDAFDMPINVSTQQIANKIIDYSENNDVSHGLIILVDMGSLQEIEKLFPRQLDAPLLLINNVSTSLALTVGESILQKRSFREIGQLAQQKSKIEIKLTYPAKRRQQVILTTCYSGIGTATHVARLLERCMPSSSKIKIIPYDYQALKDPHKIKVVNKMYDVIGIVGTENPEIPGLDFIHLEKILSDKGTAKLQKWLTKSFTVPEIKLIMNNLVKNFSLERTINMVTILDAPKVIENITIFLQELERRFSISLSNQKKFTLYVHISYLIERLIRKEKNDLDPEYAKTYAHKYATDLKIIKAAFSVIIDNYNVKIPVSELIYIDQIIFNHQ, from the coding sequence ATGCTAAAAAATGATGTACTGGCTTATCTTAAAAAGCAAACTAAGACGCTTGATTTAGATCATCTTGACAAGCGATTTACGGCTGGCGGTATTGCTCAAGCACTTAATGCAAAGCGCAATACTGTCAGCCTTTATTTAAACCAATTAACAAATGAGCATAAATTAGTAAAGGTTCAAACACGCCCAGTGCGTTTTATTCACAGAGCCCAGTTTGAAAAAAGCAATTATGCGTTAAAAAAAGATACTTATGCAACAGTTGCTCAGTTAGAACAAGAAAATAACAACCAAGATATTTTAAAAAGTTTTGCGCAAATAAATCCTAGTCTAAAAGAAAGTGTCGAACGTGTTCGGGCTGCTGTTTTATATCCTAATAACGGACTACCATTGCTTATTACAGGTGAAAGCGGCACTGGTAAAAGTTATTTAGTTGGGTTAATCAATCGGTTTTGTCGGACGAATAAATTAATTAAGACAACTGCACCATTTGTTACGGTTAATTGTGCTCAATATGCTGATAATCCGGAATTGCTTACTAGCAACTTATTTGGGTATAAGAAGGGTGCATTCACAGGTGCAGATCAAGATCATGACGGGGCGTTTGTTGAAGCAAACGGTGGCATTTTATTTTTAGATGAAGTTCATCGTCTGGGACCAAAAGGGCAGGAGAAATTGTTTACTTATCTTGATCAAGGACTAGTTTATCCAGTCGGTGAAACAAGTCACGGTAAAAGGGTAAGTGTCCGTTTGTGCTTTGCGACTACTGAGGAAGTAGAAAATAACTTTTTAACTACTTTTATGCGTCGAATACCGGTTAAGATTAGTTTGCCGCCACTAAGTCAGCGAAGTCGGGAAGAAAGACTGAATTTAATTTATACCTTACTTTGTAATGAGCAGCGTGAGATTGCAAAACCAATTATTGTTAGTGATCAGGTGCTTGAAATGCTGGCCAATTATCTTCCTGTCGGAAATATTGGCGACTTGAAAAATGCCGTCAAATTAACAATTGCCCGTGCTAATGCCGATGCCAAAAAGGCGAATAAACTGACACTGACAGCTTATAATTTACCGGTTGACGTTTTAATGAGAAGTAAAACAGAATCATATCTGTCTGCTAAAAAACCACTGCAGATTACTGATGAAACTGAACCAGCCGATCTGATTGCCCGCAGTTTTCCTGAAAAGAAAATTTTTCTTCATAGTCTAGAGCGCTTGTTAACGACCTATGAACAAAGTAATAATCATTTGCCAAACTGTGAATCCAAGCTGAAGCAAATTGTCTACCAACTATTCGATACTTTATTATTTGAAAAAAATGCCAGTAAGCAGCTTCCCTTATTGTCCTATGTAATTGAACGCCTTAAGCATCTTTTTGAGCAGTTACAAAATGCTTATCAATTGCAGGTAAGTGGCAATGCCATTTATGCAATTAGTTATTATCTCTTTGAGCGCCAAAAAATTCAGTGGAATATCGATGAGGTTAGGCAAAAAAATGCGTTGCACAGTTTATATCAGGAAGTGCGCCAGCGCTATCCTGAAGTTTATGCTTATGTCGGCAAACTGCTGCTATTAATCAAAAATAATTTAGAAATTGAATTAAACGAAGTTGACTATATTTTCTTATCAATTTATCTCAATAAGCTCGAAATTATTACTAAAACTGGGCTAATAAAGGCAATCGTATTGGCTCATGGTTACGCGACGGCTGGCAGTATCGCCAATGTGGTCAACCGACTTTTAAATGCCCATACTCTTGATGCTTTTGATATGCCAATTAATGTTAGTACACAACAGATTGCTAATAAAATAATTGATTACAGTGAAAATAATGATGTCAGTCATGGCCTAATTATCTTAGTTGACATGGGTTCATTACAAGAAATTGAAAAACTATTTCCCCGCCAGCTTGATGCACCGCTGTTGTTGATCAATAACGTTTCGACATCACTAGCTTTAACAGTTGGCGAAAGCATTTTACAAAAACGCAGTTTTCGCGAAATTGGCCAGTTAGCACAACAAAAAAGCAAGATAGAAATTAAGCTAACCTATCCAGCTAAGCGGCGTCAACAAGTAATTCTGACTACTTGCTATTCAGGAATTGGTACGGCGACTCATGTGGCGCGGCTATTAGAGCGTTGTATGCCAAGCAGTAGTAAAATCAAGATTATTCCGTATGATTACCAAGCTTTAAAGGATCCACATAAGATAAAAGTGGTTAATAAAATGTATGATGTTATCGGCATTGTCGGTACGGAAAACCCAGAAATTCCGGGGCTAGATTTTATTCACCTTGAAAAAATATTGTCTGATAAGGGGACTGCTAAGCTGCAAAAATGGCTGACTAAGTCTTTCACGGTGCCAGAGATTAAACTCATTATGAATAATTTGGTTAAGAATTTTTCTCTTGAACGTACGATTAATATGGTGACTATCCTTGATGCACCTAAAGTGATTGAAAACATTACTATTTTTTTACAGGAACTTGAGCGGCGCTTTTCAATATCTTTATCTAATCAGAAAAAATTCACCTTATACGTGCACATTAGCTACTTAATTGAACGACTAATCAGAAAGGAGAAAAATGACCTTGATCCCGAATATGCCAAGACGTATGCACACAAATATGCAACAGATCTTAAAATTATCAAAGCTGCTTTTAGTGTGATTATTGACAATTATAATGTGAAAATTCCGGTGTCTGAGTTAATTTATATTGACCAAATAATTTTTAACCACCAATAA